One window of the uncultured Bacteroides sp. genome contains the following:
- a CDS encoding nucleoside deaminase, protein MNKEQFMRKAIELSIENIANGGGPFGAVIVKGGEIVATGVNRVTDSCDPTAHAEICAIRAAAKKLETFNLSGCEIYTSCEPCPMCLGAIYWARLDKMYYANTKTDAMNIDFDDSFIYDELELKPADRKLQSEPLLREEALKAFEAWTRNLDKIEY, encoded by the coding sequence ATGAATAAAGAACAATTTATGCGTAAAGCTATTGAGCTTTCTATAGAAAACATCGCAAACGGCGGAGGACCTTTTGGCGCTGTTATTGTGAAAGGTGGAGAAATTGTTGCTACCGGCGTAAATAGAGTAACCGATTCATGTGATCCTACTGCTCACGCCGAAATATGCGCTATTCGTGCCGCTGCAAAAAAGCTGGAGACATTCAACCTCAGCGGCTGCGAAATTTACACCTCCTGCGAACCCTGTCCCATGTGTCTTGGAGCTATCTACTGGGCCCGGCTGGATAAAATGTATTATGCAAATACAAAAACCGATGCTATGAACATTGATTTTGATGATTCCTTCATCTATGATGAACTGGAACTTAAACCTGCCGACAGAAAACTGCAATCGGAACCATTACTTCGCGAAGAGGCTCTGAAAGCTTTTGAAGCATGGACCAGGAATCTGGATAAGATTGAATACTAA
- a CDS encoding DUF4421 domain-containing protein → MKRLITFFYILLFPSIFLLAQNEKTGLFKKGKELGEKAKENVNIIGHKINEIDSNYVDPNKYNFAFMLENSNWYEYYRLSSNENNPQRLTIAPNMSYKLGVYFGWRWIFLGWSINLKDLFGNDNQSKKKTEFGLSLYSSMVGGDIYYRKSGSDFKLLSTSGIFKNSETPAYDKDIDGFSVDIKGVNAYWVFNNKKFSYPAAYSQSSNQRRSAGSFIAGFSYSQHKIYFDHSQLPAPVLEKLSDALKFNEINYSDYSLNFGYAYNWVFAKNCLADLSLTPAVAYKKSKVDSDVRNYPTLNDMNLDLITRVGIVYNDSKYFAGASLVMHTYDYRTKNFYLNNSFGTIRVYAGFNFKKKKEYRNK, encoded by the coding sequence ATGAAAAGACTGATTACTTTCTTTTATATACTACTATTTCCTTCAATATTCTTGTTGGCACAGAACGAGAAAACAGGCCTTTTTAAAAAAGGAAAAGAACTAGGAGAGAAAGCAAAAGAAAATGTAAACATAATCGGACACAAAATAAATGAAATAGATAGCAACTATGTAGATCCAAACAAATACAACTTCGCATTTATGCTTGAAAACAGCAACTGGTATGAATATTATCGTCTAAGCAGCAATGAAAACAATCCTCAGCGACTCACCATTGCGCCCAATATGAGCTATAAACTTGGCGTATATTTTGGATGGAGATGGATATTTCTGGGTTGGTCTATTAATCTGAAAGATTTGTTTGGCAATGATAATCAATCAAAAAAGAAAACTGAATTTGGATTAAGCCTTTACAGTTCCATGGTGGGAGGTGATATCTATTACCGGAAAAGCGGTAGCGACTTTAAACTACTCAGTACAAGCGGGATATTCAAAAATAGTGAAACTCCTGCATACGATAAAGACATTGATGGTTTTTCGGTTGATATAAAAGGCGTTAATGCTTACTGGGTATTTAACAACAAGAAGTTTTCCTATCCGGCAGCTTACAGTCAGTCGAGTAACCAGCGACGTAGTGCAGGATCTTTCATTGCAGGATTTTCTTATTCGCAGCACAAGATTTATTTTGACCACAGTCAATTGCCGGCACCCGTACTAGAAAAGCTAAGTGATGCACTGAAGTTTAATGAGATCAATTATTCTGATTACAGTTTAAACTTTGGCTATGCCTATAACTGGGTTTTTGCAAAAAACTGCCTTGCCGATCTTTCCCTGACACCTGCTGTGGCATATAAAAAATCAAAGGTTGACTCAGATGTGAGGAATTATCCTACGCTAAACGACATGAACTTAGATCTGATAACCAGGGTCGGTATTGTTTACAATGATTCTAAATATTTTGCAGGAGCATCATTAGTGATGCATACTTATGATTACCGTACTAAAAATTTCTACCTGAACAATAGCTTCGGAACCATACGAGTATATGCAGGATTTAACTTCAAAAAAAAGAAAGAATACAGAAATAAATAA
- a CDS encoding transporter substrate-binding domain-containing protein, giving the protein MNHIKRRYIKYLILGAISVLLIAVYCTRKEALKGKPRDYAEIKKSGVLRIVTEYNSLSYFVDGDTISGFQYELAKAFAKAQGLRLEIVPEMSFEKRLNGLSCGKFDIIAYNIPATSELKDSILLTSPILLNNQILVQRKAGANNPLFIKSQLDLAHKIIHVEKGSPSILRIRNLSNEIGDAIYIKEIEKYGSEQLMAMVAHGDISYAVCDKSIALASIDSFPQLDIHTDISFTQFYSWGVSKQSPILLDSLNSWLKTFTKSKEYQSIYKKYYKD; this is encoded by the coding sequence ATTAATCATATAAAGAGAAGATATATTAAGTATCTGATTCTGGGAGCTATATCTGTATTATTAATCGCTGTTTACTGTACCCGGAAAGAAGCTTTAAAAGGTAAACCGCGCGACTATGCAGAGATTAAGAAATCGGGAGTTCTGAGGATTGTTACAGAATACAATTCTTTGAGCTATTTTGTAGACGGAGATACAATTTCTGGATTTCAGTATGAGTTGGCAAAAGCTTTTGCCAAAGCCCAAGGTTTACGTCTGGAAATTGTTCCTGAAATGAGTTTTGAGAAACGTTTAAATGGCCTTTCTTGTGGGAAGTTCGATATTATTGCCTACAACATACCAGCCACAAGTGAACTGAAAGACTCCATCTTATTAACTTCCCCTATCCTTCTGAACAATCAGATATTAGTTCAACGAAAAGCTGGAGCCAACAACCCTCTGTTTATTAAAAGCCAGCTGGATTTGGCGCATAAAATCATTCATGTAGAGAAAGGTTCACCTTCAATTCTTCGTATCCGGAATCTAAGCAATGAAATAGGAGACGCCATTTACATTAAAGAAATTGAAAAATATGGTTCCGAGCAGCTTATGGCTATGGTTGCCCATGGAGATATTAGTTATGCAGTTTGTGATAAAAGCATTGCTTTAGCTTCCATTGATTCTTTTCCTCAGCTGGATATTCACACAGATATCAGTTTCACCCAATTCTATTCATGGGGTGTAAGCAAACAATCTCCCATATTGCTTGATAGTCTCAACTCCTGGCTTAAGACATTTACCAAGAGCAAAGAGTATCAAAGTATCTATAAAAAGTATTATAAAGACTGA
- a CDS encoding Gfo/Idh/MocA family oxidoreductase, with product MIRWGFIGCGNVTEKKSGPAFKKIEGSTVVAVMSRDAERAKNYAEKRGIKKWYTDATELIEDPEVNAVYIATPPSSHATYAIMSMKAGKPVYIEKPMASSYEECTRINRISQETGIPCFVAYYRRYLPYFMKVKELIEQGAIGNVINVQVRFAQPPYDLDYNKENLPWRVQPDIAGGGYFYDLASHQLDILQDIFGCILEAQGYKSNRAGLYKAEDTVSASFQFDSGLVGSGSWCFVAHSSAKEDRIEVIGDKGMICFSTFTFDPIAIHTEKGREEFEVENPEHIQYNLIESVIHHLQGKSVCTCDGISATPTNWVMDRILGKI from the coding sequence ATGATTAGATGGGGGTTTATAGGCTGCGGAAACGTAACAGAAAAGAAAAGTGGACCGGCTTTTAAGAAAATTGAAGGTTCCACTGTTGTTGCGGTAATGAGCCGTGATGCAGAAAGAGCAAAAAACTACGCAGAAAAAAGAGGTATCAAGAAATGGTATACTGATGCAACGGAATTAATTGAAGATCCGGAGGTCAATGCGGTTTATATTGCTACCCCACCTTCTTCTCATGCCACTTATGCCATTATGTCTATGAAAGCTGGCAAGCCTGTATATATTGAGAAGCCAATGGCAAGCAGCTATGAAGAGTGTACACGTATCAACCGAATTTCTCAGGAGACAGGCATTCCTTGTTTTGTTGCTTATTACAGACGTTACCTGCCTTACTTTATGAAGGTAAAAGAACTGATTGAGCAGGGAGCTATAGGAAATGTAATCAATGTCCAAGTCCGCTTTGCACAACCGCCTTACGATCTTGACTATAATAAAGAGAATCTGCCTTGGCGCGTACAACCAGATATTGCCGGTGGAGGATATTTTTATGACCTGGCTTCCCACCAGTTAGACATTCTTCAAGATATATTTGGCTGTATTCTTGAGGCTCAAGGATATAAAAGTAACCGCGCAGGCCTGTATAAAGCAGAAGACACCGTCAGCGCTTCCTTCCAGTTCGATTCAGGATTAGTTGGCTCCGGCTCATGGTGCTTTGTGGCCCACAGTTCAGCCAAAGAAGATCGCATTGAAGTAATCGGCGATAAAGGGATGATTTGTTTTTCCACATTTACATTCGACCCAATTGCAATTCATACAGAGAAAGGACGTGAGGAATTTGAAGTTGAGAATCCGGAACACATTCAGTACAATCTGATTGAATCTGTTATTCATCACTTGCAGGGAAAATCTGTTTGTACATGCGATGGCATTAGCGCTACCCCTACTAATTGGGTAATGGATAGAATCCTTGGTAAAATCTAA
- a CDS encoding putative porin, which yields MKRILIIYILITAITQISLFAQTGESSTMGQKYNSNLGNSPKDGTQQDTNKVNTASIDPNLYMWKVDERLGNVQIIHADTAYQHFQNQNLVEGITGHNNYLGNLGSPSMSRIYFDRSEYSQYLFIDPYSSFYVQPQDFRFSNSRLPYTNLTYFKCGSKVNGEERFKSYFSINANKRLAFGFNIDYQYGRGFYANQSTAHFNGALFGSYIGEKYQAHLLFNSFNLKMIENGGITDDRYITDPLAMSEGKKQYEPANIPTVLSDTWNKNKDNYIFLTHRYNLGFHREKVIKEKGKGKDDGKEIEKKEIEFVPVTSFIHTMKVEKAHRNFISDTETANFYKNTFINKNSLSSNDSTSYLSIKNTFAIALLEGFNKYAQAGLTGFISHELRQYSLMNQDSITTDKYTENEVYVGGELSRKSGKLLHYSATGEVGMLKESIGQFRLKGNIDLNFHLLNDTVNLVARGNISNTLPAFYMRHYHSNHFYWDNNNFSKEFKTKLEAELSIKRLGTKLNVAVENVKNYTYFDSTAVANQFSGNIQILGATFSQNFKLGKLHLDNEISYQKSGNSTIIPLPELSLYHNLYLETKLAKKVLSLQLGIDVRYFTKYYAPAYTPAIGNFNLQNEANGVKIGGYPIMDLYANLHLKRTRFFVMWYHVNQGSGGNAFYVPHYPINPRLFKIGISWNFYD from the coding sequence ATGAAAAGGATATTAATAATATACATACTTATAACGGCCATCACTCAGATATCACTCTTTGCGCAAACTGGAGAGTCGTCCACTATGGGCCAAAAGTACAATAGTAATCTTGGAAACAGTCCGAAAGATGGAACTCAGCAAGATACTAACAAGGTAAATACTGCATCTATTGATCCCAATCTCTATATGTGGAAAGTTGACGAGCGTTTGGGAAATGTTCAGATTATTCATGCCGACACCGCTTATCAGCATTTTCAAAACCAAAACCTGGTTGAAGGAATAACCGGACACAACAATTATCTGGGAAACTTAGGGTCACCTTCAATGTCCAGAATTTATTTTGACCGATCTGAATATTCTCAGTATCTGTTTATTGATCCATATTCCAGTTTTTATGTGCAGCCTCAGGACTTTAGATTCTCTAACTCACGCTTGCCATATACAAATCTGACTTACTTTAAGTGTGGCTCAAAAGTTAACGGAGAAGAACGTTTTAAGTCCTATTTTTCCATAAATGCAAATAAACGCCTGGCTTTTGGTTTCAACATTGACTACCAATACGGTCGTGGATTTTACGCCAATCAGTCTACCGCTCACTTTAACGGAGCTCTGTTTGGCAGTTATATTGGTGAAAAGTATCAGGCACATCTTCTCTTTAACAGTTTCAATTTAAAGATGATTGAGAATGGAGGAATAACGGATGATCGTTATATCACAGACCCGCTTGCCATGAGTGAAGGAAAGAAGCAATACGAGCCGGCAAATATCCCGACAGTATTATCGGATACATGGAACAAGAACAAAGATAATTATATCTTTCTCACTCACCGTTATAACCTTGGATTTCACAGAGAGAAAGTGATCAAGGAAAAAGGGAAAGGAAAAGATGATGGGAAAGAAATAGAAAAAAAAGAAATAGAGTTCGTTCCGGTTACCAGTTTCATTCATACCATGAAAGTTGAAAAGGCACACAGAAACTTTATCTCAGATACTGAAACAGCTAACTTCTATAAGAATACTTTTATCAATAAAAACAGCCTTTCTTCCAATGACTCTACCAGTTATTTATCAATAAAGAACACATTTGCCATAGCACTGCTGGAAGGTTTCAATAAATATGCCCAGGCCGGACTCACAGGATTTATTTCACACGAACTCCGCCAGTATAGTTTGATGAATCAGGATTCCATCACAACAGATAAATATACTGAAAATGAAGTCTATGTGGGAGGTGAATTATCCAGAAAAAGTGGTAAATTACTCCATTATTCAGCCACAGGAGAGGTAGGAATGCTTAAAGAAAGTATAGGGCAGTTTCGTTTAAAAGGTAATATAGATTTGAATTTCCATCTTTTAAATGACACTGTTAATTTAGTTGCACGCGGAAATATCAGTAACACGCTGCCAGCTTTTTATATGCGCCATTATCACTCAAACCACTTTTATTGGGACAATAATAATTTCTCAAAAGAATTCAAAACAAAGTTAGAAGCTGAATTGTCTATCAAAAGACTTGGGACCAAACTAAATGTAGCGGTTGAGAACGTTAAAAACTATACCTATTTTGACAGCACTGCAGTAGCAAATCAATTTAGTGGCAACATACAAATATTAGGAGCTACATTTAGCCAGAATTTCAAATTAGGTAAGCTTCATTTAGATAATGAAATTTCTTATCAGAAGTCCGGGAATAGCACTATTATTCCGTTGCCTGAACTATCTCTTTATCATAATCTGTATTTGGAGACAAAGCTAGCAAAAAAGGTACTTAGCCTTCAATTGGGAATCGATGTTCGTTATTTCACTAAATATTATGCACCGGCCTATACTCCAGCCATTGGAAACTTTAATCTGCAGAATGAAGCAAATGGCGTTAAGATTGGAGGATATCCTATTATGGACTTATATGCAAACCTTCACTTAAAACGCACGCGCTTCTTTGTTATGTGGTATCATGTGAATCAAGGTTCAGGTGGAAATGCATTCTATGTGCCTCACTATCCAATCAATCCCCGTCTATTTAAGATCGGTATTTCCTGGAACTTCTATGATTAA